Proteins from a single region of Dama dama isolate Ldn47 chromosome 14, ASM3311817v1, whole genome shotgun sequence:
- the ZBTB17 gene encoding zinc finger and BTB domain-containing protein 17 isoform X1, with protein MAAMDFPQHSQHVLEQLNQQRQLGLLCDCTFVVDGVDFKAHKAVLAACSEYFKMLFVDQKDVVHLDISNAAGLGQVLEFMYTAKLSLSSENVDDVLAVASFLQMQDIITACHALKSLAEPAASPGENMEASAAEVGDKRAKEEKAAATALSELDPARSSPPAGPGREPKEERGGQAESTGSGAEQTEKADAPREPVELKPDPTSGMAAAEAEAALSESSEQEMEVEPARKGEEREEEEGAAPAVVKEEGPPLEKGEAPEESEESASTDSGQELGAEARGLRSGTYGDRTESKAYGSVIHKCEDCGKEFTHTGNFKRHIRIHTGEKPFSCRECSKAFSDPAACKAHEKTHSPLKPYGCEECGKSYRLISLLNLHKKRHSGEARYRCEDCGKLFTTSGNLKRHQLVHSGEKPYQCDYCGRSFSDPTSKMRHLETHDTDKEHKCPHCDKKFNQVGNLKAHLKIHIADGPLKCRECGKQFTTSGNLKRHLRIHSGEKPYVCVHCQRQFADPGALQRHVRIHTGEKPCQCVMCGKAFTQASSLIAHVRQHTGEKPYVCERCGKRFVQSSQLANHIRHHDNIRPHKCSVCSKAFVNVGDLSKHIIIHTGEKPYLCDKCGRGFNRVDNLRSHVKTVHQGKAGIKILEPEEGGEVSVVTVDDMVTLATEALAATAVTQLTVVPVGAAVTADETEVLKAEISKAVKQVQEEDPNTHILYACDSCGDKFLDANSLAQHVRIHTAQALVMFQTDADFYQQYGPGSTWPAGQVLQAGELVFRPRDGADGQPALAETAPTAPECPPPAE; from the exons CCATGGATTttccccagcacagccaacacgTCTTGGAGCAGCTGAACCAGCAGCGGCAACTGGGACTTTTGTGCGACTGCACTTTTGTGGTGGACGGTGTTGACTTTAAGGCTCATAAAGCAGTGCTGGCGGCCTGCAGCGAATACTTCAAGATGCTCTTCGTGGACCAGAAGGATGTGGTGCACCTGGACATCAGTAACGCGGCAG GCCTGGGGCAGGTGCTGGAGTTTATGTACACAGCCAAGCTGAGCCTGAGCTCTGAGAATGTGGACGATGTGCTGGCCGTGGCCAGCTTCCTGCAGATGCAGGACATCATCACAGCCTGTCACGCCCTCAAGTCACTGGCTGAGCCGGCTGCCAGCCCTGGGGAGAATATGGAGGCCTCAGCTGCAGAAG TGGGGGACAAGAGAGCCAAAGAGGAGAAGGCTGCTGCCACTGCGCTGAGCGAGCTGGACCCGGCTAGGAGCAGTCCGCCCGCGGGCCCAGGCCGGGAGCCCAAGGAGGAGCGCGGCGGCCAGGCTGAGAGCACAGGCAGCG GTGCAGAGCAGACGGAGAAGGCAGATGCTCCCCGGGAGCCTGTGGAGCTCAAGCCGGACCCCACGAGTGGCATGGCTGCTGCTGAGGCTGAGGCTGCCTTGTCAGAGAGCTCAGAGCAAG AAATGGAGGTGGAGCCAGCCAGGAAGGGAGAAGagcgagaggaggaggagggcgccGCGCCCGCGGTGGTCAAGGAAGAGGGGCCGCCACTGGAGAAGGGCGAGGCCCCAGAGGAGAGTGAGGAGTCGGCCAGCACGGACTCGGGCCAGGAGCTCGGCGCTGAGGCGCGAGGCCTGCGCTCGGGCACCTACGGCGACCGCACGGAGTCCAAGGCCTACGGCTCCGTCATCCACAAGTGCGAG gaCTGTGGGAAGGAGTTCACGCACACGGGGAACTTCAAGCGGCACATCCGCATCCACACGGGCGAGAAGCCGTTCTCGTGCCGGGAGTGCAGCAAGGCCTTCTCTGACCCGGCCGCCTGCAAGGCCCACGAGAAGACACACAG CCCGCTGAAGCCCTATGGCTGCGAGGAGTGCGGCAAGAGCTACCGGCTCATCAGCCTGCTGAACCTGCACAAGAAGCGGCACTCGGGCGAGGCGCGCTACCGCTGCGAGGACTGTGGCAAGCTCTTCACCACATCGGGCAATCTCAAGCGGCACCAGCTGGTGCATAGCGGCGAGAAGCCCTACCAGTGCGACTACTGCGGCCGTTCCTTCTCCGACCCCACGTCAAAAATGCGCCACCTGGAGACGCACGACACCGACAAGGAGCACAAGTGCCCGCACTGCGACAAGAAGTTCAaccag GTGGGGAATCTGAAGGCCCATCTGAAGATCCACATCGCCGACGGGCCCCTCAAGTGCCGGGAGTGTGGAAAGCAGTTCACCACCTCAG GGAACCTGAAGCGGCACCTGCGGATCCACAGCGGGGAGAAACCCTACGTGTGCGTCCACTGCCAGCGGCAGTTCGCTGACCCCGGCGCCCTGCAGCGGCACGTTCGCATTCACACGG GTGAGAAGCCATGCCAGTGCGTTATGTGCGGCAAAGCCTTCACCCAGGCCAGCTCTCTCATCGCCCATGTGCGCCAGCACACCGGGGAGAAGCCCTACGTCTGTGAGCGCTGCGGCAAGAG ATTCGTCCAGTCCAGCCAGTTGGCCAATCATATCCGCCACCATGATAATATTCGCCCCCACAAGTGTAGCGTGTGTAGTAAGGCCTTCGTGAACGTGGGGGACCTGTCTAAGCACATCATTATCCACACTG GAGAGAAGCCCTACCTGTGTGACAAGTGTGGTCGCGGCTTCAATCGGGTGGACAACCTTCGCTCCCATGTGAAGACTGTGCACCAGGGCAAGGCCGGCATCAAAATCCTGGAGCCAGAGGAGGGCGGTGAGGTTAGTGTGGTCACTGTCGATGACATGGTCACGCTGGCCACCGAGGCACTGGCAGCAACGGCTGTCACGCAGCTCACAG TGGTGCCAGTAGGGGCCGCAGTGACTGCGGATGAGACTGAAGTCCTTAAAGCCGAGATCAGCAAAGCTGTGAAGCAAGTGCAGGAAGAAG ATCCCAACACCCATATTCTCTATGCCTGTGATTCCTGTGGGGATAAGTTCCTGGACGCCAACAGCCTGGCCCAGCACGTGCGGATCCACACGGCCCAGGCACTGGTCATGTTCCAGACGGATGCGGACTTCTACCAGCAGTATGGGCCGGGCAGCACGTGGCCGGCCGGGCAGGTGCTGCAGGCCGGGGAGCTGGTTTTCCGCCCTCGGGACGGGGCCGATGGGCAGCCTGCTCTGGCAGAGACAGCCCCCACCGCCCCTGAATGTCCACCGCCTGCCGAGTGA
- the ZBTB17 gene encoding zinc finger and BTB domain-containing protein 17 isoform X2, whose amino-acid sequence MDFPQHSQHVLEQLNQQRQLGLLCDCTFVVDGVDFKAHKAVLAACSEYFKMLFVDQKDVVHLDISNAAGLGQVLEFMYTAKLSLSSENVDDVLAVASFLQMQDIITACHALKSLAEPAASPGENMEASAAEVGDKRAKEEKAAATALSELDPARSSPPAGPGREPKEERGGQAESTGSGAEQTEKADAPREPVELKPDPTSGMAAAEAEAALSESSEQEMEVEPARKGEEREEEEGAAPAVVKEEGPPLEKGEAPEESEESASTDSGQELGAEARGLRSGTYGDRTESKAYGSVIHKCEDCGKEFTHTGNFKRHIRIHTGEKPFSCRECSKAFSDPAACKAHEKTHSPLKPYGCEECGKSYRLISLLNLHKKRHSGEARYRCEDCGKLFTTSGNLKRHQLVHSGEKPYQCDYCGRSFSDPTSKMRHLETHDTDKEHKCPHCDKKFNQVGNLKAHLKIHIADGPLKCRECGKQFTTSGNLKRHLRIHSGEKPYVCVHCQRQFADPGALQRHVRIHTGEKPCQCVMCGKAFTQASSLIAHVRQHTGEKPYVCERCGKRFVQSSQLANHIRHHDNIRPHKCSVCSKAFVNVGDLSKHIIIHTGEKPYLCDKCGRGFNRVDNLRSHVKTVHQGKAGIKILEPEEGGEVSVVTVDDMVTLATEALAATAVTQLTVVPVGAAVTADETEVLKAEISKAVKQVQEEDPNTHILYACDSCGDKFLDANSLAQHVRIHTAQALVMFQTDADFYQQYGPGSTWPAGQVLQAGELVFRPRDGADGQPALAETAPTAPECPPPAE is encoded by the exons ATGGATTttccccagcacagccaacacgTCTTGGAGCAGCTGAACCAGCAGCGGCAACTGGGACTTTTGTGCGACTGCACTTTTGTGGTGGACGGTGTTGACTTTAAGGCTCATAAAGCAGTGCTGGCGGCCTGCAGCGAATACTTCAAGATGCTCTTCGTGGACCAGAAGGATGTGGTGCACCTGGACATCAGTAACGCGGCAG GCCTGGGGCAGGTGCTGGAGTTTATGTACACAGCCAAGCTGAGCCTGAGCTCTGAGAATGTGGACGATGTGCTGGCCGTGGCCAGCTTCCTGCAGATGCAGGACATCATCACAGCCTGTCACGCCCTCAAGTCACTGGCTGAGCCGGCTGCCAGCCCTGGGGAGAATATGGAGGCCTCAGCTGCAGAAG TGGGGGACAAGAGAGCCAAAGAGGAGAAGGCTGCTGCCACTGCGCTGAGCGAGCTGGACCCGGCTAGGAGCAGTCCGCCCGCGGGCCCAGGCCGGGAGCCCAAGGAGGAGCGCGGCGGCCAGGCTGAGAGCACAGGCAGCG GTGCAGAGCAGACGGAGAAGGCAGATGCTCCCCGGGAGCCTGTGGAGCTCAAGCCGGACCCCACGAGTGGCATGGCTGCTGCTGAGGCTGAGGCTGCCTTGTCAGAGAGCTCAGAGCAAG AAATGGAGGTGGAGCCAGCCAGGAAGGGAGAAGagcgagaggaggaggagggcgccGCGCCCGCGGTGGTCAAGGAAGAGGGGCCGCCACTGGAGAAGGGCGAGGCCCCAGAGGAGAGTGAGGAGTCGGCCAGCACGGACTCGGGCCAGGAGCTCGGCGCTGAGGCGCGAGGCCTGCGCTCGGGCACCTACGGCGACCGCACGGAGTCCAAGGCCTACGGCTCCGTCATCCACAAGTGCGAG gaCTGTGGGAAGGAGTTCACGCACACGGGGAACTTCAAGCGGCACATCCGCATCCACACGGGCGAGAAGCCGTTCTCGTGCCGGGAGTGCAGCAAGGCCTTCTCTGACCCGGCCGCCTGCAAGGCCCACGAGAAGACACACAG CCCGCTGAAGCCCTATGGCTGCGAGGAGTGCGGCAAGAGCTACCGGCTCATCAGCCTGCTGAACCTGCACAAGAAGCGGCACTCGGGCGAGGCGCGCTACCGCTGCGAGGACTGTGGCAAGCTCTTCACCACATCGGGCAATCTCAAGCGGCACCAGCTGGTGCATAGCGGCGAGAAGCCCTACCAGTGCGACTACTGCGGCCGTTCCTTCTCCGACCCCACGTCAAAAATGCGCCACCTGGAGACGCACGACACCGACAAGGAGCACAAGTGCCCGCACTGCGACAAGAAGTTCAaccag GTGGGGAATCTGAAGGCCCATCTGAAGATCCACATCGCCGACGGGCCCCTCAAGTGCCGGGAGTGTGGAAAGCAGTTCACCACCTCAG GGAACCTGAAGCGGCACCTGCGGATCCACAGCGGGGAGAAACCCTACGTGTGCGTCCACTGCCAGCGGCAGTTCGCTGACCCCGGCGCCCTGCAGCGGCACGTTCGCATTCACACGG GTGAGAAGCCATGCCAGTGCGTTATGTGCGGCAAAGCCTTCACCCAGGCCAGCTCTCTCATCGCCCATGTGCGCCAGCACACCGGGGAGAAGCCCTACGTCTGTGAGCGCTGCGGCAAGAG ATTCGTCCAGTCCAGCCAGTTGGCCAATCATATCCGCCACCATGATAATATTCGCCCCCACAAGTGTAGCGTGTGTAGTAAGGCCTTCGTGAACGTGGGGGACCTGTCTAAGCACATCATTATCCACACTG GAGAGAAGCCCTACCTGTGTGACAAGTGTGGTCGCGGCTTCAATCGGGTGGACAACCTTCGCTCCCATGTGAAGACTGTGCACCAGGGCAAGGCCGGCATCAAAATCCTGGAGCCAGAGGAGGGCGGTGAGGTTAGTGTGGTCACTGTCGATGACATGGTCACGCTGGCCACCGAGGCACTGGCAGCAACGGCTGTCACGCAGCTCACAG TGGTGCCAGTAGGGGCCGCAGTGACTGCGGATGAGACTGAAGTCCTTAAAGCCGAGATCAGCAAAGCTGTGAAGCAAGTGCAGGAAGAAG ATCCCAACACCCATATTCTCTATGCCTGTGATTCCTGTGGGGATAAGTTCCTGGACGCCAACAGCCTGGCCCAGCACGTGCGGATCCACACGGCCCAGGCACTGGTCATGTTCCAGACGGATGCGGACTTCTACCAGCAGTATGGGCCGGGCAGCACGTGGCCGGCCGGGCAGGTGCTGCAGGCCGGGGAGCTGGTTTTCCGCCCTCGGGACGGGGCCGATGGGCAGCCTGCTCTGGCAGAGACAGCCCCCACCGCCCCTGAATGTCCACCGCCTGCCGAGTGA
- the ZBTB17 gene encoding zinc finger and BTB domain-containing protein 17 isoform X3: MYTAKLSLSSENVDDVLAVASFLQMQDIITACHALKSLAEPAASPGENMEASAAEVGDKRAKEEKAAATALSELDPARSSPPAGPGREPKEERGGQAESTGSGAEQTEKADAPREPVELKPDPTSGMAAAEAEAALSESSEQEMEVEPARKGEEREEEEGAAPAVVKEEGPPLEKGEAPEESEESASTDSGQELGAEARGLRSGTYGDRTESKAYGSVIHKCEDCGKEFTHTGNFKRHIRIHTGEKPFSCRECSKAFSDPAACKAHEKTHSPLKPYGCEECGKSYRLISLLNLHKKRHSGEARYRCEDCGKLFTTSGNLKRHQLVHSGEKPYQCDYCGRSFSDPTSKMRHLETHDTDKEHKCPHCDKKFNQVGNLKAHLKIHIADGPLKCRECGKQFTTSGNLKRHLRIHSGEKPYVCVHCQRQFADPGALQRHVRIHTGEKPCQCVMCGKAFTQASSLIAHVRQHTGEKPYVCERCGKRFVQSSQLANHIRHHDNIRPHKCSVCSKAFVNVGDLSKHIIIHTGEKPYLCDKCGRGFNRVDNLRSHVKTVHQGKAGIKILEPEEGGEVSVVTVDDMVTLATEALAATAVTQLTVVPVGAAVTADETEVLKAEISKAVKQVQEEDPNTHILYACDSCGDKFLDANSLAQHVRIHTAQALVMFQTDADFYQQYGPGSTWPAGQVLQAGELVFRPRDGADGQPALAETAPTAPECPPPAE, translated from the exons ATGTACACAGCCAAGCTGAGCCTGAGCTCTGAGAATGTGGACGATGTGCTGGCCGTGGCCAGCTTCCTGCAGATGCAGGACATCATCACAGCCTGTCACGCCCTCAAGTCACTGGCTGAGCCGGCTGCCAGCCCTGGGGAGAATATGGAGGCCTCAGCTGCAGAAG TGGGGGACAAGAGAGCCAAAGAGGAGAAGGCTGCTGCCACTGCGCTGAGCGAGCTGGACCCGGCTAGGAGCAGTCCGCCCGCGGGCCCAGGCCGGGAGCCCAAGGAGGAGCGCGGCGGCCAGGCTGAGAGCACAGGCAGCG GTGCAGAGCAGACGGAGAAGGCAGATGCTCCCCGGGAGCCTGTGGAGCTCAAGCCGGACCCCACGAGTGGCATGGCTGCTGCTGAGGCTGAGGCTGCCTTGTCAGAGAGCTCAGAGCAAG AAATGGAGGTGGAGCCAGCCAGGAAGGGAGAAGagcgagaggaggaggagggcgccGCGCCCGCGGTGGTCAAGGAAGAGGGGCCGCCACTGGAGAAGGGCGAGGCCCCAGAGGAGAGTGAGGAGTCGGCCAGCACGGACTCGGGCCAGGAGCTCGGCGCTGAGGCGCGAGGCCTGCGCTCGGGCACCTACGGCGACCGCACGGAGTCCAAGGCCTACGGCTCCGTCATCCACAAGTGCGAG gaCTGTGGGAAGGAGTTCACGCACACGGGGAACTTCAAGCGGCACATCCGCATCCACACGGGCGAGAAGCCGTTCTCGTGCCGGGAGTGCAGCAAGGCCTTCTCTGACCCGGCCGCCTGCAAGGCCCACGAGAAGACACACAG CCCGCTGAAGCCCTATGGCTGCGAGGAGTGCGGCAAGAGCTACCGGCTCATCAGCCTGCTGAACCTGCACAAGAAGCGGCACTCGGGCGAGGCGCGCTACCGCTGCGAGGACTGTGGCAAGCTCTTCACCACATCGGGCAATCTCAAGCGGCACCAGCTGGTGCATAGCGGCGAGAAGCCCTACCAGTGCGACTACTGCGGCCGTTCCTTCTCCGACCCCACGTCAAAAATGCGCCACCTGGAGACGCACGACACCGACAAGGAGCACAAGTGCCCGCACTGCGACAAGAAGTTCAaccag GTGGGGAATCTGAAGGCCCATCTGAAGATCCACATCGCCGACGGGCCCCTCAAGTGCCGGGAGTGTGGAAAGCAGTTCACCACCTCAG GGAACCTGAAGCGGCACCTGCGGATCCACAGCGGGGAGAAACCCTACGTGTGCGTCCACTGCCAGCGGCAGTTCGCTGACCCCGGCGCCCTGCAGCGGCACGTTCGCATTCACACGG GTGAGAAGCCATGCCAGTGCGTTATGTGCGGCAAAGCCTTCACCCAGGCCAGCTCTCTCATCGCCCATGTGCGCCAGCACACCGGGGAGAAGCCCTACGTCTGTGAGCGCTGCGGCAAGAG ATTCGTCCAGTCCAGCCAGTTGGCCAATCATATCCGCCACCATGATAATATTCGCCCCCACAAGTGTAGCGTGTGTAGTAAGGCCTTCGTGAACGTGGGGGACCTGTCTAAGCACATCATTATCCACACTG GAGAGAAGCCCTACCTGTGTGACAAGTGTGGTCGCGGCTTCAATCGGGTGGACAACCTTCGCTCCCATGTGAAGACTGTGCACCAGGGCAAGGCCGGCATCAAAATCCTGGAGCCAGAGGAGGGCGGTGAGGTTAGTGTGGTCACTGTCGATGACATGGTCACGCTGGCCACCGAGGCACTGGCAGCAACGGCTGTCACGCAGCTCACAG TGGTGCCAGTAGGGGCCGCAGTGACTGCGGATGAGACTGAAGTCCTTAAAGCCGAGATCAGCAAAGCTGTGAAGCAAGTGCAGGAAGAAG ATCCCAACACCCATATTCTCTATGCCTGTGATTCCTGTGGGGATAAGTTCCTGGACGCCAACAGCCTGGCCCAGCACGTGCGGATCCACACGGCCCAGGCACTGGTCATGTTCCAGACGGATGCGGACTTCTACCAGCAGTATGGGCCGGGCAGCACGTGGCCGGCCGGGCAGGTGCTGCAGGCCGGGGAGCTGGTTTTCCGCCCTCGGGACGGGGCCGATGGGCAGCCTGCTCTGGCAGAGACAGCCCCCACCGCCCCTGAATGTCCACCGCCTGCCGAGTGA